In Azoarcus sp. PA01, the sequence CCGGACGGCGACCTGTTCGCGTCGGCCGACGATTTGCTCGCGCTTGCCTACGTCGAACGCGAGAAACGCCTCACCGGTGTCGCGGAACTCGGAGAACACGTATGAGTTCGATCCTCTACACGGTCGGTTTCACCCGCAAAGGGGCACAACGCTTCTTCGAACTGCTCGCTGACGCGGGCGTGCGTTTGCTGCTCGATATCCGCGCGCGCCCCGATTCCCAGCTCGCCGGCTTTGCCCGCGCACGCGATCTCGTCTGGTTGCTGCAGAAAGTGGCCGGCATCGGCTATCTCCATGTCTCCGCGCTCGCGCCGGCGGCCGACTTGCTGGCCGACTATCGCGACGGGAGGTTCGACTGGGCAGGCTACGAGAGGCGCTATCTTGGCGCCTTGAACGAACCCTGGTACGAAAGCAACTCATCGGGGTGGAGCTGGACAGGCATGTCTGCTGTGCGCCGAGCCGCTTGCCGACCAATGTCACCGGCGTCTGGCGGCAGAGTGGCTGGCAGCCCGGCAGCCGGGGCTGGAATCGAGCACCTCGTCTGAAGGGGATTGAGGTAGGCTGACGAAAATGGACACTCCCGGTTGGTAGACTTGCCCAACGGGAGCTAGCAGATGCAAAGAAAATGTCAGCATTACACGCCGGAGTTTCGGGCGAGGCGGTCAAATTGGTGTTGGAGCAAGGGCTGTCGCACGAGGCGGCCCCGCAGCGGCTGGCCGTGCCCAAGGGCACGCTGTCGAACTGGATCACGGCGGCGAAATCGTCGCGGGGCGGATCGGCGCCGCCGGGGGCACGGTCGGTCGCGGAGCTGGAGGCGGAGAATGCCCGGTTACGCAAGGAGTTGGCGGAAGCACGTGCCGAGCGCGACATTATAAAAAAGGCAGCCGCGTACTTTGCCAGGGAGTCGCTGCCGGTACGCGTTCATGAAGCAATGGCGACTCCGCTTTCCGGTCGAGCTCATGAGCCGCGTGTTCGGCGTCTCGCGCAGCGGCTTTTACGCGTGGCTGAAACGGCCGCCGTCGTGCAAGCGCCAGTCGGACGAGCGGCTGAAGGTGGCGATCAAGGCCGCCCACCAGCGCAGCCGCGAGACTTACGGCGTACGTCGTCTGCAGCCGGAGCTGGCCGCTGGCGGCTTTGCCGCCGGCCGCGACCGCATCGCCGCCTGCGGCGCGAGCTGGGTCTTCGCTGCCGACAAAAGCGCAAATTCAAGGCGACGACGAACTCGAATCACAGCTTGCCGGTGGCAGAGAACCTGCTCGGACAGACCTTTGCCCGAGCGCACGGAATGAGGTGTGGGTCACTGATCTGACCTACATCCCGACGGGCGAAGGCTGGCTGTATCTGGCCGGGATCAAGGACGTGTTCACCTGCGAGATCGTCGGTTATGCGATGGGCGCGCGCATGACGCAGGAGCTGACGGCGCAGGCGCTGTTTCGGGCCGTGCAACAGAAGCGCCCGGCGGCGGGGCTGATTCACCACTCGGACCGCGGTAGCCAATACTGCGCTCACGACTACCGCAAGCTGCTCGATCAGTTCGGCATGCGCGCATCGATGTCGCGCAAAGGAAACTGCTACGACAACGCGCCGATGGAGAGCTTCTGGGGCAGCCTGAAGAACGAATTGATCCATCACCAGCGCTACGCCACGCGGGCCCAGGCGCAGGCGGCAATTCGCGAATACGTGGAAATCTTCTACAACCGCCAACGGCGCCACTCGCGCCTTGGCTATCTGGCGCCGGCCGTGTTTGCTCAACAATTCAGCAGACAGGCCGCCGCCGCTTGAGGCGGGAGCGTCCACCGTAGACAGGACACCTCAGATTGCCTGCAGAGGCAACACGGTCAGGCGCACTCGACGATGGTGTAGCCGCCCATTCCGAGCGTCGCATTCTTGCCTACATGCAGCCACTGGCC encodes:
- a CDS encoding DUF488 domain-containing protein, whose amino-acid sequence is MSSILYTVGFTRKGAQRFFELLADAGVRLLLDIRARPDSQLAGFARARDLVWLLQKVAGIGYLHVSALAPAADLLADYRDGRFDWAGYERRYLGALNEPWYESNSSGWSWTGMSAVRRAACRPMSPASGGRVAGSPAAGAGIEHLV